The genomic window GTGGACGGATTACAGGCGGCGAAATACAAGGTACACCTGGCAAATCCTGCGGAAATGCAGCAGTATAGTGGAATGCAGTACACGGACGACACATGGGATTCCTATTGGTTGGCGCACATGCTCCGATTAGGTATACTGCCGGAAGGCTATATCTATCCGAAAGAGATAAGGCCGGTACGGGATTTATTGAGAAAGCGAACCATGTTGGTACGGCACCGGACGGCGCACCTATTAAGCCTGCAAAATATGGTGAATCGCAATACCGGAAGAAAGGTGAACGTCAACGATGCGAAGAGACTGAGCGAAGAAAAGATAAGCGAGCAGTTAACGGACAAACACCACAAAATGGCCGTGCAGAGCGACAAGGCAGTCATAGACTTTTTCCATGAACAGATAGACCGGATAGAAAAGGCCGTACTGAAAGAGGTAAAATTACGATATCCGTATGAAGAACTGCTCACCGTGCCGGGGATAGGCAAGATATTAGGGATAACGATCATGCTTGAGACCGGAGATATCAACCGATTTCCCACGGTATCAGATTATTCTTCATACTGCCGGTGTGTATCGTCCCAAAAGATATCAAACGGGAAGAAGAAAGGAGAGGGGAATAAGAAGAACGGGAATAAGTATTTGGCATGGGCATATGTGGAAGCGGCAAATTTTATGCGGAGGTATAGTGAACCTGCCAGGAGTTGGCATCAACGCAAGGCAGCGAAGACGAACAAGATCGTGGCGATTAAGGCATTGAGTAACAAGGTAGCCAGGGCGTGCTACTTTATCATAAAAGACCAAACGCCATTTGATCCGAAGAAATTATTTCAATAGAACTGTGAGTGGAGCAGGGAACCAAAGAGATACAAAGTGGTTTATAAAACCCAAACCGAATGGAAACTGTTCCACTCACCAGAGAAAGGAGTAAGGGAAAGGGAATCCCGGATACTTTTGCCAATAATCGGTACGAGGGGTGGCAGAAGATTGCCTTGGAAAAAGCCATTCATGGGTTATTCAACACCCGAAAAAAGATATGTTTAAAGAGGAAGTCATGTGAGGAGCAAAGGCAAAGGAACAAGTGCAAGAGAGGAGGGCCAGATCACAGAGATGAAAGAGCAGGGAAGCAGAGGTATGTAAAGGAATGAAAGAATGGGACAGTGAACCGGTAGTGGGGTTGGTAATCAATCCATGAGGTTTGATTGGGAAGCTGTTCCATTCATAAAACAGGGGCTGAAGGCATCATCTTCAAAGTCCGCCTATGCTGCGAGCCACAAGGGGTTGGCCAGAGAGCCACAGGTTTGTGACAATCAATTGGACACAGCATGGTACCAACGATTTTCTGGGGCAGAAACTTGCCAGGGGCAAAGGAATTCATCATATAAGCATGTCCTCATGTACATGGGGAATAATTCCTGAATGTGTGCTGGATTTGTTCAGCACGAGCCTAGATCCGGATGGGTGACTGGTGCGGATTTATAATCCGTAACTGAAAAACCTGAAAATACGGGTGCGGTCAATGGGATGAATGCTTGCCAGACAATAAAATTATTTCGTTTGATAATGCAAAAAATCTGCGATTTTTTGCTACAGAAAATCTTTTTCGCTTGACAAAAGCCTTCTAATGGGTGACAATCCTCCACTCCAATCCTCCAC from Candidatus Brocadia sp. includes these protein-coding regions:
- a CDS encoding IS110 family transposase is translated as MDSLYPESLHFRHILPFYPKKFNDFHEHFSPASPYFTGLWGVSVQTLDKNDSRIFGKKLPNDLGLILKELKPFQKEIEGIVVESTYNWYWLVDGLQAAKYKVHLANPAEMQQYSGMQYTDDTWDSYWLAHMLRLGILPEGYIYPKEIRPVRDLLRKRTMLVRHRTAHLLSLQNMVNRNTGRKVNVNDAKRLSEEKISEQLTDKHHKMAVQSDKAVIDFFHEQIDRIEKAVLKEVKLRYPYEELLTVPGIGKILGITIMLETGDINRFPTVSDYSSYCRCVSSQKISNGKKKGEGNKKNGNKYLAWAYVEAANFMRRYSEPARSWHQRKAAKTNKIVAIKALSNKVARACYFIIKDQTPFDPKKLFQ